The following coding sequences are from one Ochotona princeps isolate mOchPri1 chromosome 8, mOchPri1.hap1, whole genome shotgun sequence window:
- the LOC101520443 gene encoding regenerating islet-derived protein 3-gamma isoform X2, whose product MLFPMGLTRVSWMLVSCLMLLSQVQGEDSQKDVASPKISCPSGSKVYGCYCYAVFVTPKSWTDAELACQKWSSGHLVSVLTAGEASFVSSLVRSTANSYSYIWIGLHDPTLGTEDNAEGWEWVSLDVTNYSAWERNPSTAANRGYCGSLSLSSTFLKWRDYNCDSHLPYICKFKG is encoded by the exons ATGCTGTTTCCCATGGGGCTCACCAGAGTATCCTGGATGCTGGTCTCTTGCCTGATGCTCCTGTCTCAGGTCCAAG GTGAAGACTCACAGAAAGATGTGGCATCACCAAAGATCAGCTGCCCCAGTGGCTCCAAGGTCTATGGGTGCTATTGCTATGCTGTCTTTGTAACACCAAAATCTTGGACAGATGCAGAG TTGGCCTGCCAGAAGTGGTCCTCAGGCCACCTGGTGTCTGTGCTCACAGCAGGCGAGGCTTCCTTTGTGTCCTCCCTGGTCAGGAGCACTGCCAACTCCTACAGTTACATCTGGATTGGGCTCCATGACCCTAC CTTGGGCACCGAAGACAATGCAGAAGGATGGGAGTGGGTTAGCCTTGATGTGACAAATTACTCTGCCTGGGAGAGAAACCCTTCCACTGCCGCAAACCGAGGTTACTGTGGGAGCCTGTCACTAAGCTCAA CATTTCTGAAGTGGAGAGATTATAACTGTGACTCACACTTGCCCTACATCTGTAAGTTCAAGGGCTAA
- the LOC101520443 gene encoding regenerating islet-derived protein 3-gamma isoform X1 → MLFPMGLTRVSWMLVSCLMLLSQVQGEDSQKDVASPKISCPSGSKVYGCYCYAVFVTPKSWTDAELACQKWSSGHLVSVLTAGEASFVSSLVRSTANSYSYIWIGLHDPTQGTEDNAEGWEWVSLDVTNYSAWERNPSTAANRGYCGSLSLSSTFLKWRDYNCDSHLPYICKFKG, encoded by the exons ATGCTGTTTCCCATGGGGCTCACCAGAGTATCCTGGATGCTGGTCTCTTGCCTGATGCTCCTGTCTCAGGTCCAAG GTGAAGACTCACAGAAAGATGTGGCATCACCAAAGATCAGCTGCCCCAGTGGCTCCAAGGTCTATGGGTGCTATTGCTATGCTGTCTTTGTAACACCAAAATCTTGGACAGATGCAGAG TTGGCCTGCCAGAAGTGGTCCTCAGGCCACCTGGTGTCTGTGCTCACAGCAGGCGAGGCTTCCTTTGTGTCCTCCCTGGTCAGGAGCACTGCCAACTCCTACAGTTACATCTGGATTGGGCTCCATGACCCTACACA GGGCACCGAAGACAATGCAGAAGGATGGGAGTGGGTTAGCCTTGATGTGACAAATTACTCTGCCTGGGAGAGAAACCCTTCCACTGCCGCAAACCGAGGTTACTGTGGGAGCCTGTCACTAAGCTCAA CATTTCTGAAGTGGAGAGATTATAACTGTGACTCACACTTGCCCTACATCTGTAAGTTCAAGGGCTAA